From Candidatus Binatia bacterium, the proteins below share one genomic window:
- a CDS encoding DUF433 domain-containing protein: protein MTVTHRIETNPKVMMGKPVIRGTRIPVELILRKLSEGALEKDLLDAYPRLTADDIKAAIGYAADTLAHEETVLLEPPRKRASR, encoded by the coding sequence ATGACGGTGACGCACAGGATCGAAACCAATCCGAAGGTGATGATGGGGAAGCCGGTGATCCGTGGAACGCGGATCCCAGTCGAGTTGATCCTCCGCAAGTTGAGCGAAGGGGCTCTGGAGAAGGATCTCCTCGATGCGTACCCGCGCCTCACTGCCGACGACATCAAGGCCGCCATCGGCTACGCGGCGGACACACTCGCTCATGAAGAAACCGTGCTTCTTGAACCGCCACGTAAGCGCGCAAGCCGCTGA
- a CDS encoding tetratricopeptide repeat protein yields the protein MRRARRIVLALLMLLGGCAAAAAERYEKHYRRGWDAYHADERREAIEEFRAALAAYPQSAEAHNALGKALYDVGERDEAIDEYELALRYRPSFAEARNNLGVALLEASDVTGAVAQFREAVEIRPTYAVAQYNLCLGLELLGRFADALARCREAQRLAPSMSGLSASIDRLQAKMDEAGWAP from the coding sequence ATGCGACGCGCGCGACGGATCGTGCTGGCGCTGCTAATGCTGCTGGGCGGGTGTGCGGCCGCCGCGGCCGAGCGCTACGAGAAGCACTACCGGAGAGGGTGGGACGCTTACCACGCCGACGAGCGGCGCGAGGCGATCGAGGAGTTCCGGGCGGCGCTGGCGGCTTATCCGCAGTCGGCAGAAGCGCACAATGCGCTCGGCAAGGCGCTGTACGATGTCGGGGAGCGCGACGAGGCGATCGACGAATACGAATTGGCCCTGAGGTACCGGCCGTCGTTTGCGGAGGCGCGCAACAATCTCGGCGTGGCGCTGCTGGAGGCGAGCGACGTTACCGGTGCGGTCGCCCAGTTCCGCGAAGCGGTGGAGATCAGGCCGACCTACGCAGTCGCGCAGTACAACCTCTGCCTCGGCCTGGAGCTGCTCGGGCGGTTCGCCGATGCGTTGGCGCGGTGCCGGGAGGCGCAGCGCCTCGCGCCCTCCATGTCGGGATTGTCCGCGAGCATCGACAGATTGCAGGCGAAAATGGACGAAGCGGGGTGGGCACCTTAG
- a CDS encoding 2-hydroxychromene-2-carboxylate isomerase, with protein sequence MRIEAAARAAEVALTWRPFLLGPIFKAQGWNDSPFNIYPVKGRYMWRDLERVCAAQGIPWQRPSSFPRNGLLAARVACRFAAQPWVSEFVRRVYAANFAEDRDIADRSVIAGILESLGRQPADVLGAAESADARAQLRTTTEQAQALGIFGAPTFVVGTELFWGNDRLEAAIEWAQRR encoded by the coding sequence ATGCGCATCGAAGCGGCGGCGCGGGCGGCGGAGGTCGCACTAACCTGGCGGCCGTTCCTGCTCGGGCCGATCTTCAAGGCCCAGGGATGGAACGACTCGCCGTTCAATATCTATCCTGTCAAGGGTCGTTATATGTGGCGCGATCTCGAGCGGGTGTGTGCGGCGCAGGGCATCCCCTGGCAACGCCCATCGAGCTTTCCGCGCAACGGTCTGCTGGCGGCGCGAGTGGCATGCCGATTCGCCGCGCAGCCGTGGGTCTCCGAGTTCGTCCGGCGGGTGTATGCCGCCAACTTCGCCGAGGATCGCGATATTGCCGATCGAAGCGTCATAGCCGGCATCCTCGAATCGCTGGGCCGGCAACCGGCCGATGTCCTGGGCGCGGCGGAGTCTGCGGATGCCAGGGCACAACTGCGAACGACAACGGAACAGGCTCAGGCCCTCGGCATCTTCGGCGCTCCGACGTTCGTCGTCGGCACCGAGCTGTTCTGGGGGAACGACCGGCTCGAGGCTGCGATCGAGTGGGCGCAACGGCGCTGA
- a CDS encoding dockerin type I domain-containing protein: MAPLVFTAGSARCGAYPERSRHYRAGRARSAYLAFLVVLLSCLAPARGAAQDDCCECGVEPGPITCGPAIGGACDPACTLVPNAVCDGTCVAFTPTPTPTDTATPVPTDTASPSPTPSASPTPAYTPTPTPDDARDCCQCGTTFPSCGAPVLGTCGVGCEPVYNAVCVGALGRCATLTPTPTPTYTSTPSPTGTVTPTATEIPTDTATPTATPSASSTPTPSVTETPSGTPTATATSSPTVTASPSPTPTLFTPTPSPTPSATATATPGPGDCCQCDQPTCGPPVDGQCAEGCVAVFGAVCEASGFCVAYTATATSTSAPPATPTPTFAPTCVELAAAGPGDGVPDNIPVGCSANWECAQSDDGDTSYVFSGVPPADRIDLYKVASPTPRQEPIAEVRVVVVARAVNGTGTVRPTLWLPVLGFRSPRTFTPALDYDTFRTTFAINPQTALAWTWADLVDVQAGVRQEVSTATQIRTTRVALEVCWHPPTPSPTITTTATATGTATDSATPTPTATETPTPEPTPTAGATDTATASPAPTASPSATESATRTNTASPTETATPTPAATDAESPTPTLTATESALPAATPTPTPPTPSVTGTSTATATATVPSPTPTYTPTRSPTPTRTGTPPTATPTPRPRIEYVIPRGENQWNAAFEFQAGPPLLMSSSTIPIATLAASDTDRLRTLYQAIYVAPDLGAGDYAMLQQMSAVGGVIEQFVASGGAVVINVAGELGDWLDVAPGGVDFIGGKTHDSQTVLLPSHPYITGLGYGGEPLAEGDFTDWFPSDYGTLAELPVGAAVVLSNDDGPTWAEYNYGAGRVIVTTLAYCYADRPATQGVATRNLFRYGRFYSGSAQTPAPTLTTTPTFTATASRTPTRSRTPTSPPTVTRTPTPTPEIPRGDVNRDGVVDDLDLETLIAALFGDAEVELADGDLNEDGSLSAADVAAWVLVRGN; encoded by the coding sequence TAGCGCCCGGTGCGGCGCGTACCCCGAGCGCAGCCGTCATTATCGTGCTGGCCGTGCCCGTAGCGCGTATCTCGCGTTCCTCGTCGTCCTGCTTTCGTGTCTCGCACCGGCGCGCGGCGCCGCCCAGGACGATTGTTGCGAGTGCGGCGTCGAGCCGGGCCCGATCACCTGCGGTCCGGCGATCGGCGGCGCCTGCGATCCCGCGTGTACGCTGGTGCCGAACGCCGTCTGCGACGGGACCTGCGTCGCGTTTACGCCGACACCCACACCGACCGACACCGCAACGCCAGTGCCGACCGACACCGCCAGCCCGTCGCCGACGCCGAGCGCTTCGCCGACGCCGGCCTACACCCCGACGCCGACTCCCGACGACGCCCGCGACTGCTGCCAGTGCGGCACAACCTTTCCCTCCTGCGGCGCCCCCGTCCTCGGCACCTGCGGGGTCGGGTGCGAACCGGTCTACAACGCCGTCTGCGTCGGCGCGCTCGGTCGCTGCGCGACGCTCACCCCGACCCCTACGCCGACCTATACTTCGACCCCGTCGCCGACGGGAACCGTGACGCCGACGGCAACGGAGATCCCGACCGATACCGCAACCCCCACGGCGACGCCGAGCGCGTCGTCCACGCCGACCCCTTCGGTTACGGAAACGCCGAGCGGCACTCCGACCGCGACCGCCACCTCGAGCCCGACGGTCACCGCATCGCCAAGCCCCACCCCGACTTTGTTTACGCCGACGCCCTCGCCAACCCCCTCGGCAACGGCGACCGCAACCCCGGGCCCCGGCGACTGCTGTCAGTGCGATCAGCCGACCTGCGGCCCTCCCGTCGACGGGCAGTGCGCCGAAGGCTGCGTGGCCGTGTTCGGTGCGGTCTGCGAAGCGTCCGGTTTCTGTGTCGCCTACACTGCGACGGCGACATCGACGTCCGCGCCCCCGGCAACGCCAACGCCGACCTTCGCGCCGACTTGCGTCGAACTGGCGGCCGCCGGCCCGGGCGACGGGGTCCCGGACAACATTCCCGTCGGTTGCAGCGCCAACTGGGAATGCGCGCAGAGCGACGACGGCGATACGTCTTATGTCTTCAGCGGCGTCCCGCCCGCCGATCGCATCGATCTGTACAAGGTTGCCTCGCCGACGCCGAGGCAGGAGCCGATCGCGGAGGTGCGAGTCGTGGTCGTGGCGCGGGCGGTGAACGGCACCGGCACGGTCCGCCCGACACTGTGGTTGCCGGTTCTCGGATTTCGATCGCCGCGCACCTTTACGCCGGCGCTCGACTACGACACGTTCCGCACGACCTTCGCAATCAATCCGCAGACCGCGCTGGCGTGGACGTGGGCCGACCTCGTCGATGTCCAGGCCGGTGTCCGCCAGGAGGTGAGCACAGCGACCCAGATCCGCACCACCAGAGTCGCCCTGGAAGTCTGCTGGCATCCGCCGACACCCAGCCCGACAATCACGACCACGGCTACAGCCACCGGTACCGCGACCGATAGCGCCACGCCGACACCAACCGCCACCGAGACCCCGACTCCGGAGCCGACCCCGACGGCAGGCGCAACCGACACGGCGACCGCGTCCCCCGCACCGACCGCATCTCCCAGTGCCACCGAGTCTGCGACCCGGACGAACACGGCATCGCCCACGGAAACGGCGACGCCGACCCCCGCGGCAACCGACGCGGAGTCGCCGACGCCGACCCTGACCGCGACCGAGTCGGCGTTGCCGGCGGCAACGCCTACCCCAACGCCGCCGACGCCGTCGGTCACCGGCACTTCGACGGCGACCGCGACCGCGACCGTCCCGTCACCAACGCCCACGTACACACCAACCCGGTCGCCGACACCCACCCGCACGGGCACGCCGCCGACGGCAACCCCCACCCCGCGCCCACGCATCGAGTACGTCATCCCGCGCGGCGAAAACCAGTGGAACGCCGCATTCGAGTTTCAGGCGGGGCCTCCTCTCCTCATGTCGAGCAGTACGATCCCGATCGCGACCCTGGCCGCGTCCGATACGGACCGGCTGCGCACTCTGTACCAGGCGATCTACGTCGCCCCGGACCTCGGGGCGGGCGACTACGCGATGCTACAGCAAATGTCGGCGGTCGGTGGGGTCATCGAGCAGTTCGTCGCCAGCGGCGGCGCCGTCGTCATCAACGTTGCCGGCGAGCTCGGCGATTGGCTCGACGTCGCTCCGGGCGGCGTGGATTTCATCGGCGGGAAAACGCATGACAGCCAAACGGTGCTGCTGCCGTCTCACCCCTACATCACCGGGCTCGGATACGGCGGGGAACCCCTGGCCGAAGGCGACTTCACCGACTGGTTTCCTTCCGACTACGGCACGCTCGCCGAACTGCCGGTCGGCGCGGCCGTGGTATTGAGTAACGACGACGGACCGACGTGGGCGGAATACAACTACGGCGCGGGACGCGTCATCGTGACCACTCTCGCCTACTGTTACGCGGATCGGCCGGCAACTCAGGGCGTGGCGACGCGCAACCTCTTCCGCTACGGCCGCTTCTACTCCGGTTCGGCCCAGACCCCGGCCCCCACCCTGACCACGACGCCGACTTTCACCGCTACCGCCAGCCGCACCCCGACCCGTTCGCGTACCCCAACCTCCCCCCCGACCGTGACGCGCACCCCGACCCCGACGCCGGAAATCCCGCGCGGCGACGTCAACCGCGACGGCGTCGTCGACGACCTCGACCTCGAAACCCTGATCGCCGCTTTGTTCGGAGACGCGGAAGTGGAACTCGCCGACGGCGATCTCAACGAGGACGGTTCACTGTCCGCCGCGGATGTCGCGGCCTGGGTGCTGGTGCGCGGGAACTGA
- a CDS encoding OmpA family protein translates to MTGWSARLRSAFSALLALATIVVPAGATDDSPQIDYLGFARGAVPVAVEGDATALQVGMEQALLAIDGSDDVYALDRKPGAADTRIAFVYRLPARTTFTEFVVPNILETPSPSQTFVRTIEVAGSDSGPDGPFQTLASATLARHAKKGEKTVLSATGDKPVRWVRVTLGGGLDVQRDKTFFEFSEIVGHGRQEPVPLLEAFTGKWKGRGVLLELKQEGVRVTGCYDGVGDLAGTVGGNLLHATGKTRDSGVPSTFVLTVTPDGAITGVRSTNGAPFSLYAGAPAPNLATECSTRAVPALGCGSVVHGINFDFDSANVRPESREILDALAEGLKTSTATEVSIVGHTSSEGSEAYNDDLSRRRAEAVVAALVARGIAAKRLLAVGRGEKEPIADNATEAGRSLNRRVEIACR, encoded by the coding sequence ATGACAGGTTGGAGCGCGCGCCTCAGGTCGGCATTTTCCGCGTTGCTCGCGCTGGCGACTATCGTCGTGCCGGCGGGTGCGACCGACGACAGCCCGCAGATCGATTACCTTGGCTTCGCCCGGGGTGCCGTTCCGGTAGCCGTCGAGGGAGACGCCACGGCGTTGCAGGTCGGAATGGAACAGGCGCTTCTTGCCATCGACGGCAGCGACGACGTTTACGCCCTGGATAGAAAGCCCGGCGCAGCCGACACCAGGATAGCTTTCGTGTATCGCCTCCCGGCCAGGACAACGTTTACCGAATTTGTCGTTCCCAACATTCTCGAAACGCCGAGCCCGTCACAGACGTTTGTTAGAACCATCGAAGTCGCCGGCTCCGACAGCGGTCCTGACGGCCCGTTCCAGACGCTCGCCAGTGCCACGCTCGCCAGGCATGCGAAAAAAGGGGAGAAGACGGTCTTGTCGGCAACCGGCGACAAACCCGTGCGCTGGGTCCGGGTCACTCTCGGCGGCGGTCTCGATGTGCAACGCGACAAGACGTTTTTCGAGTTCAGCGAGATCGTCGGACACGGCCGTCAGGAGCCCGTACCCCTGCTGGAAGCATTCACGGGTAAATGGAAGGGGCGCGGCGTTCTCCTCGAGCTCAAGCAGGAGGGTGTTCGCGTGACGGGGTGTTACGACGGCGTCGGCGACCTTGCCGGTACCGTCGGCGGCAATCTGCTGCACGCCACGGGAAAGACCCGCGACAGCGGGGTGCCGAGCACCTTCGTGCTCACGGTGACGCCCGACGGCGCGATTACCGGCGTGCGCTCGACCAACGGGGCGCCGTTCAGCCTTTACGCCGGGGCGCCGGCACCGAACCTCGCGACGGAATGCTCCACTCGTGCCGTGCCCGCCCTCGGTTGCGGCTCCGTGGTCCACGGCATCAACTTCGATTTCGACTCCGCTAACGTTCGGCCCGAGTCGCGCGAAATCCTGGACGCGCTGGCCGAGGGGTTGAAGACCTCTACTGCCACCGAGGTCAGCATCGTCGGCCACACTTCGAGCGAGGGTTCCGAGGCATACAACGACGACCTGTCGAGGCGCCGTGCCGAGGCCGTCGTCGCCGCGCTCGTCGCTCGCGGCATCGCGGCGAAGCGCCTGCTCGCGGTGGGTCGCGGCGAGAAGGAACCGATCGCGGACAACGCCACCGAGGCGGGTCGATCCCTGAATCGCCGGGTGGAAATCGCCTGCCGTTGA